In Deinococcus sp. KNUC1210, a single genomic region encodes these proteins:
- a CDS encoding NPCBM/NEW2 domain-containing protein, protein MTRSSSFMPKFARFNTVSLGLLTLTLSLAACGSQTPATPSTSTATTTTDPNTVDFGYDGQDHSWTAPDTSLSALALGAGSNTLSYENWTSASNGWGPIEKDQSVGGNAAGDGKPLTLAGKTYAHGFGVHANSSMTFNLGAQCATFTSEIGVDDEVGDRGSVVFQVYGDGSKLYDSGVMTGASATKTLSVSVAGVKELKLVVTDSGNGNTNDHADWATPTLLNCTAGSTPVTPPVTSPAPPSGSVQYSGPIVITKGGTYSGNWESTINKAAVLIQTSEPVTIINSNIRSRGNLISGFNYNLTVLNTRGYALNPNVAGKAAGRAVNAEELLNLDVENSYFEGTTGIYARQFKGNASAGQTIKILRNQFRNTDGRQSDGNGGYLAKWDVVQAVLFNNVQRVPNVEIAWNEIINEPGKSRTEENINFYVSSGTPGSPMRIHDNYIQGAYNLDPVNDSNYPGGGILLGDGLVTDPLNSGFTRVYNNQIVGTTNHGIAIDGGTDNQVYNNRMISSGRLSNGQRIAAANVGVYVWDLNGGSKLATPTFSNNRMADNVIGWTRVAANGTTSNNASWLPDCGLKGTVCSNNQDIGTMTLANEQQEYQSWQAKLSSSNVKIGP, encoded by the coding sequence ATGACCCGTTCCTCATCGTTTATGCCAAAATTTGCTCGTTTCAACACAGTCTCGCTGGGATTGTTGACCCTGACGCTCAGTCTGGCTGCCTGTGGTTCGCAGACTCCGGCAACGCCAAGCACTTCCACCGCAACGACGACCACCGATCCCAACACCGTGGATTTCGGGTATGACGGACAGGATCACAGCTGGACAGCACCTGACACTTCGTTGAGCGCTCTGGCTCTTGGGGCAGGCAGCAATACCCTGAGTTACGAGAACTGGACGTCTGCCAGCAACGGGTGGGGACCGATTGAGAAGGATCAGAGCGTGGGTGGCAACGCGGCAGGCGACGGCAAGCCCCTGACCCTGGCCGGCAAAACCTACGCCCACGGCTTCGGGGTCCACGCCAACTCCAGCATGACCTTCAACCTGGGAGCACAGTGCGCCACCTTTACCTCGGAGATCGGCGTAGATGATGAGGTGGGCGACCGTGGCTCGGTGGTGTTTCAGGTGTACGGCGACGGCAGTAAGCTGTACGACAGCGGGGTAATGACGGGGGCGAGCGCGACCAAGACGCTAAGTGTGAGCGTGGCGGGGGTGAAGGAACTGAAGCTGGTGGTGACGGACAGCGGCAACGGCAACACCAACGACCACGCCGACTGGGCCACCCCCACCCTCCTCAACTGCACGGCAGGCTCCACACCGGTCACGCCGCCCGTGACGTCGCCTGCGCCGCCTTCCGGAAGCGTCCAGTACAGCGGTCCCATCGTCATCACCAAGGGCGGCACCTACAGCGGCAACTGGGAAAGCACCATCAACAAGGCGGCGGTGCTGATTCAGACGAGCGAGCCCGTGACCATCATCAATTCCAATATCCGCAGCCGTGGCAACCTGATCAGCGGCTTCAACTACAACCTGACGGTGCTGAATACCCGTGGCTACGCCCTGAATCCCAACGTGGCGGGCAAAGCTGCCGGACGCGCCGTCAATGCCGAAGAACTGCTGAATCTGGACGTCGAGAACAGCTACTTCGAGGGCACCACCGGCATCTATGCCCGGCAGTTCAAGGGCAATGCCAGCGCAGGCCAGACCATCAAGATTCTCCGCAACCAGTTCCGCAACACCGATGGTCGGCAGAGTGACGGCAACGGGGGCTACCTCGCCAAGTGGGACGTGGTGCAGGCGGTGCTGTTCAACAACGTGCAGCGCGTGCCCAATGTCGAGATCGCCTGGAACGAGATCATCAACGAGCCCGGCAAGAGCCGTACCGAAGAGAACATCAACTTCTACGTCAGCAGCGGCACGCCCGGCAGCCCCATGCGGATTCACGACAACTACATCCAGGGGGCCTACAACCTCGATCCGGTCAACGACAGCAATTACCCGGGCGGCGGCATCCTGCTGGGTGACGGTCTGGTGACCGATCCGCTGAACTCCGGCTTTACCCGCGTGTACAACAACCAGATTGTCGGCACCACCAACCACGGCATTGCCATTGACGGCGGCACCGACAATCAGGTCTACAACAACCGCATGATCTCCAGCGGCCGCCTGTCCAACGGTCAGCGCATCGCCGCGGCCAACGTCGGCGTGTACGTCTGGGACCTGAACGGCGGCAGCAAGCTGGCGACACCGACCTTCAGCAACAACCGCATGGCCGACAACGTGATCGGCTGGACGCGGGTGGCCGCCAACGGCACCACCTCCAACAACGCGTCGTGGCTGCCCGACTGTGGCCTGAAGGGAACGGTATGCAGCAACAACCAGGACATCGGCACCATGACGCTCGCCAACGAGCAGCAGGAGTACCAGAGCTGGCAGGCCAAGCTGAGCAGCAGCAACGTCAAGATCGGCCCCTGA
- the glf gene encoding UDP-galactopyranose mutase: MTERPDLTDGSDTQPAETGFDYLIVGAGFAGAVLAERLARDAGKRVLIVDKRPHIGGNAYDRYDDAGILIHPYGPHIFHTNSRDVFEYLSRFTAWRPYQHRVLASVDGQQVPLPINLDTVNRLYGLNLTSFEVQSFFESVAEPLEQIRTSEDVVVSRVGRELYNKFFRGYTRKQWGLDPSELDASVTARIPTRTNRDDRYFTDTFQAMPLHGYTRLFERMLDHPLIKVMLNTDYREIEALVPWHHMIYTGPVDAFFGYRYGHLPYRSLEFIHETHPVEQFQAVGTVNYPNDYAYTRVSEFKHLTGQNHPHTSVVYEIPQADGDPYYPVPRPENAELYRRYERDADAVANVTFVGRLATYRYYNMDQVVAQALATYRRLTESAQTDPREPVPS, translated from the coding sequence ATGACTGAGCGGCCTGACCTGACAGACGGCAGCGACACACAGCCTGCCGAAACGGGATTCGATTATCTGATCGTCGGAGCCGGATTCGCCGGGGCGGTCCTGGCAGAGCGGCTGGCGCGGGATGCAGGCAAGCGCGTGCTGATCGTGGATAAGCGTCCGCATATCGGCGGCAACGCCTACGACCGGTACGACGACGCGGGCATTCTGATTCATCCGTATGGACCGCACATCTTTCATACCAACAGCCGGGACGTTTTCGAGTACCTGTCGCGGTTTACCGCGTGGCGTCCCTATCAGCACCGGGTCCTTGCCAGTGTCGACGGACAGCAGGTGCCGCTGCCCATCAATCTCGATACGGTGAACCGGCTGTATGGCCTGAACCTGACTTCCTTCGAGGTGCAGAGCTTTTTCGAATCGGTCGCGGAGCCGCTGGAACAGATACGGACCAGCGAGGACGTGGTGGTGAGCCGGGTGGGACGCGAGCTGTACAACAAGTTCTTCCGGGGCTACACCCGCAAGCAGTGGGGCCTCGACCCCAGCGAACTCGACGCCTCTGTCACGGCGCGAATTCCGACCCGCACCAACCGGGATGACCGCTATTTCACCGACACGTTTCAGGCCATGCCGCTGCACGGCTACACCCGCCTGTTCGAACGCATGCTCGATCATCCACTCATCAAGGTGATGCTCAATACCGATTACCGCGAGATCGAGGCGCTCGTTCCCTGGCATCACATGATCTATACCGGCCCGGTCGATGCGTTTTTCGGGTACCGCTATGGGCATCTGCCCTACCGGAGTCTGGAATTCATCCACGAAACCCACCCGGTCGAGCAGTTTCAGGCGGTGGGCACCGTCAATTATCCCAACGACTACGCCTATACCCGTGTCAGCGAATTCAAGCACCTGACCGGCCAGAACCACCCGCACACCAGCGTGGTCTACGAGATTCCTCAGGCCGACGGCGACCCGTACTATCCGGTGCCGCGCCCGGAAAACGCCGAACTGTACAGGCGGTATGAACGGGACGCCGACGCGGTGGCAAACGTCACCTTCGTCGGACGCCTCGCCACCTACCGCTACTACAACATGGATCAGGTCGTGGCTCAGGCGCTCGCCACCTACCGCCGTCTCACAGAATCGGCCCAGACAGACCCACGCGAACCTGTTCCCAGCTGA
- a CDS encoding carbohydrate ABC transporter permease, translated as MSLIRTTDATSPKQAARAEAAAEEHATFRGRALPWLFLLPTFVVIALFVYYPAARTLRLSVFRSNIIVGNEQFVGLGNFLELLSSPVYHQVILQTLVFVALVVVFGLLFALGLAYLASRPIAGARFYRLMLIYPYALSPAIAGTLWLFLFNPEIGAVNTLLDALIGIKPRWLDTPFLAFFLVVVAAIWKGLGYNVVFYLAAFQNIPGEITEAAEIDGANGWQSFWRVVFPLLSPMTFFLVFTNIVSALFDSFGLVNILTRGGPVYGETGITTFLVYQLYEDGFRNFKTGAAASQAVLMLLLVVCIIVLQFRYGNRRVHYGA; from the coding sequence TTGAGCCTGATCCGGACGACCGACGCAACCTCCCCCAAACAGGCAGCCCGCGCCGAGGCTGCCGCCGAAGAACATGCCACCTTCCGGGGCCGCGCACTGCCGTGGCTCTTTCTGCTCCCCACCTTCGTCGTCATCGCGCTGTTCGTGTACTATCCAGCGGCCCGCACACTGCGCCTGAGCGTCTTCCGCTCGAACATCATCGTCGGCAACGAACAGTTCGTGGGGCTGGGCAATTTTCTGGAGCTGCTGTCCAGTCCCGTTTATCATCAGGTCATTCTTCAGACGCTGGTGTTCGTGGCGCTGGTGGTGGTCTTTGGGCTGCTGTTCGCGCTGGGGCTGGCCTATCTGGCGAGTCGGCCCATCGCCGGGGCCAGATTTTACCGCCTGATGCTGATCTACCCGTATGCGCTGTCTCCGGCCATCGCCGGGACGCTGTGGCTGTTCCTGTTCAATCCCGAGATCGGGGCGGTCAATACGCTGCTGGACGCGCTGATCGGCATCAAACCGCGCTGGCTCGATACGCCATTTCTGGCCTTCTTTCTGGTGGTGGTCGCTGCCATCTGGAAGGGGCTGGGGTACAACGTGGTGTTCTATCTGGCGGCCTTTCAGAACATTCCCGGCGAAATTACCGAAGCCGCCGAGATCGACGGTGCGAATGGCTGGCAGAGCTTCTGGCGGGTGGTTTTTCCGCTGCTCTCCCCCATGACGTTCTTTCTGGTCTTTACCAACATCGTGTCGGCGCTGTTCGACAGTTTTGGTCTGGTCAATATCCTGACGCGGGGCGGCCCGGTGTACGGTGAGACGGGCATCACCACGTTTCTGGTGTATCAGCTGTACGAAGACGGCTTCCGCAATTTCAAGACCGGCGCGGCGGCGTCTCAGGCGGTCCTGATGCTGTTGCTGGTGGTGTGCATCATCGTGTTGCAGTTCCGCTACGGCAACCGCAGGGTTCACTATGGCGCGTAG
- a CDS encoding exopolysaccharide biosynthesis polyprenyl glycosylphosphotransferase codes for MSSPVPALPLNMSRLPLSWRALLNTVVLSIGDVLALGLPLALTSHLVPWHPSGVSSAHWIAVAIIVWLCAARLLHVTPTWGASAPGEVKGLTELTLLVFVSLAGLEFLKPQTEVAEVLSLLLGMLLAWPLLIMTRTVLRRLLKQARLWGVPVVVYGGAQTGTRITQALLANPDYGYHPVGVFDDDPARQHTLIAGVPVLGSTLQTSPAVSVAILAVPGLSPEAVQRLLDGPLDRYRRVILLPDIVEMEPLWIQVRDCGGMTGLDLERPLLDPLTLAGKRIFDVLGVLLLALPVLTVCALIAVALWLETRTSPLFFQQRVGRDGRMFTAWKFRTMLPNAEEVLRRTLEQQPELRAEWEATFKLRRDPRITRLGAVLRRTSLDELPQLMNVLRGEMSLVGPRPLPSYHCDELPPLVQTLRARVRPGMTGLWQVSGRSDAGNSGMVRWDSYYVRNWSIWLDLVILIRTVQVVVRGVGAY; via the coding sequence GTGTCTTCCCCCGTCCCCGCGTTGCCGCTGAACATGTCGAGGCTGCCCCTGTCGTGGCGTGCCCTGCTGAACACGGTGGTGCTGTCCATCGGCGACGTGCTGGCCCTGGGCCTGCCGCTCGCCCTCACCTCTCATCTCGTGCCGTGGCATCCGAGCGGTGTATCGTCGGCGCACTGGATTGCCGTCGCCATCATAGTGTGGCTGTGCGCTGCCCGGCTGCTGCACGTCACACCCACCTGGGGAGCCAGCGCACCGGGCGAGGTCAAGGGGCTGACCGAACTGACGCTGCTGGTGTTCGTCAGTCTGGCGGGCCTGGAGTTTCTCAAGCCGCAGACCGAAGTGGCAGAGGTGCTGTCGTTGCTGCTGGGCATGCTGCTGGCCTGGCCGCTGCTGATCATGACCCGGACTGTGCTGCGCCGCCTGTTGAAGCAGGCGCGGCTGTGGGGCGTGCCGGTAGTGGTGTACGGGGGAGCGCAGACCGGCACGCGCATTACCCAGGCGCTGCTGGCGAATCCGGATTACGGTTATCACCCGGTTGGCGTGTTCGACGACGACCCGGCACGCCAGCACACCCTGATTGCCGGCGTGCCGGTGCTGGGTTCGACCCTCCAGACCTCGCCTGCCGTGTCGGTGGCGATTCTGGCGGTGCCGGGCCTGTCGCCGGAGGCGGTGCAGCGCCTGCTCGACGGGCCGCTCGACAGATACCGGCGCGTCATCCTGCTGCCCGACATCGTCGAGATGGAGCCGCTGTGGATTCAGGTCCGCGACTGCGGAGGCATGACGGGGCTGGACCTGGAACGGCCTCTGCTCGATCCGCTGACCCTGGCTGGAAAGCGGATCTTCGACGTGCTGGGCGTGCTGCTGCTGGCGCTGCCGGTCCTGACCGTGTGTGCGCTGATCGCCGTGGCGCTGTGGCTGGAAACCCGCACCAGTCCACTGTTCTTTCAGCAGCGGGTCGGGCGCGACGGACGGATGTTCACCGCCTGGAAGTTCCGGACCATGTTGCCGAACGCCGAGGAGGTGCTGCGGCGCACGCTGGAGCAGCAGCCCGAGCTGCGTGCCGAGTGGGAAGCGACCTTCAAGCTGCGCCGTGATCCGCGAATTACCCGGCTAGGAGCCGTGCTGCGCCGCACCAGTCTCGACGAACTGCCGCAGCTGATGAACGTGCTGCGGGGCGAGATGTCGCTGGTCGGCCCCCGGCCCCTGCCCAGCTATCACTGCGACGAACTGCCGCCGCTGGTACAGACGCTGCGGGCGCGGGTGCGGCCCGGCATGACCGGCCTGTGGCAGGTATCGGGCCGCTCGGATGCGGGCAACAGCGGCATGGTGCGCTGGGACAGCTACTACGTAAGAAACTGGTCGATCTGGCTCGATCTGGTCATCCTGATTCGCACGGTGCAGGTGGTGGTGCGTGGCGTGGGCGCGTACTGA
- a CDS encoding carbohydrate ABC transporter permease yields the protein MARSRVRGRGGIWTHLILLVAVFVVAAPLLFALIKATQAGAQVSGPSLLPGLHFLENARAAWNGAGLGRYMLNSGVVAVCVTVGKTTLSLLAALAFVYFRFPLKGLAFALVLFTLMLPTELLIVALFDVVSGTLHWADSYAAIIVPFLASATGTLLFRQHFMNIPASLSDAARIDGAGPLTFLSRVLVPMSWNTIGALAVIQFVSAWDQYLWPLVVMQSDDKQVVQVGLSKLIDVESQSSWGAVMAGAILAIIPPILVFTALQEQFSKGFSLGQDK from the coding sequence ATGGCGCGTAGCCGCGTGCGTGGACGGGGCGGCATCTGGACCCACCTGATCCTGCTGGTGGCGGTCTTCGTGGTAGCGGCGCCCCTGCTGTTCGCACTCATTAAGGCGACGCAGGCAGGAGCGCAGGTGAGCGGGCCGAGCCTGCTGCCGGGCCTGCATTTTCTGGAGAATGCACGGGCGGCCTGGAACGGTGCCGGGCTGGGCCGCTACATGCTGAACAGCGGCGTGGTGGCAGTATGCGTCACAGTGGGAAAGACCACGCTGTCCCTGCTGGCTGCGCTCGCCTTCGTGTATTTCCGGTTTCCGCTCAAGGGGCTGGCCTTCGCGCTCGTGCTGTTTACCCTGATGCTGCCCACCGAACTGCTGATCGTGGCGCTGTTCGATGTGGTGTCGGGTACGCTGCACTGGGCCGACAGCTACGCCGCCATCATCGTGCCGTTTCTGGCTTCTGCGACGGGTACGCTGCTGTTCCGGCAGCACTTCATGAACATTCCCGCCAGCCTGTCCGACGCGGCCCGCATCGACGGCGCGGGGCCACTCACCTTTCTGAGCCGCGTGCTGGTGCCGATGAGCTGGAATACCATCGGGGCGCTGGCCGTCATTCAGTTCGTGTCGGCCTGGGATCAGTACCTGTGGCCGCTGGTGGTCATGCAGTCCGATGATAAACAGGTCGTTCAGGTAGGCCTGAGCAAGCTGATCGATGTGGAAAGCCAGAGCAGTTGGGGCGCGGTGATGGCGGGCGCGATTCTGGCGATCATTCCGCCGATTCTGGTCTTCACGGCGCTTCAGGAGCAGTTCTCGAAGGGATTCTCGCTGGGGCAGGACAAGTAA
- a CDS encoding response regulator transcription factor, with protein MTPPDLLIIEDDADLAALLRGDLEAAGYRVRIASSVVAGLTMARAAFPNLVLLDLGLPDGTGREVLVRLRRSSLTVPILVLTGRDSVEQKVDLLTLGADDYLVKPVQPPELLARIAGHLRHRAAAEVRDEVLAYRGLVVRPARHQASYQGQPVLLSPTELRMLAVLLRQPGRVFSRDEVARELWPEGGSALRSNAVDVHMANLRKKLRAVQLHGLIRTVRQVGYGIRKVQSERQE; from the coding sequence ATGACGCCGCCAGACCTCCTGATCATCGAGGATGATGCCGACCTGGCAGCGCTGTTGCGTGGCGATCTGGAGGCCGCAGGCTACCGTGTCAGGATCGCCTCGTCGGTCGTGGCGGGGCTGACGATGGCCCGCGCCGCGTTTCCGAATCTCGTCCTGCTGGATCTGGGACTGCCCGACGGCACCGGCAGAGAAGTTCTGGTCCGTCTGCGCCGCAGCAGTTTGACCGTGCCCATTCTGGTCCTGACGGGCCGCGATTCGGTCGAGCAGAAGGTCGATCTGCTGACCCTGGGTGCAGACGACTATCTGGTCAAGCCGGTGCAGCCCCCGGAACTGCTGGCGCGGATTGCAGGCCATCTTCGGCACCGCGCCGCCGCCGAGGTGCGCGATGAAGTGCTGGCGTACCGGGGGTTGGTCGTCAGGCCTGCACGGCACCAGGCAAGCTATCAGGGACAGCCGGTGCTCCTTTCCCCGACTGAACTGCGGATGCTGGCAGTGCTGCTTCGCCAGCCGGGGCGGGTATTTTCGCGCGATGAGGTCGCCCGTGAGCTGTGGCCTGAAGGCGGCAGTGCTCTTCGCAGCAACGCCGTAGATGTTCATATGGCCAACCTCCGCAAGAAACTGCGGGCCGTCCAGCTTCACGGCCTGATTCGGACCGTGCGGCAGGTCGGCTACGGCATTCGCAAAGTTCAATCCGAACGCCAGGAATAG
- a CDS encoding AAA family ATPase, which produces MLTIHTLGHVYITLAGKTIPVSAKALALITYLYLEKLPQHRERLADLLWNTPLSRKNLRVELARIRSAGLNIFPSSHQLLQLDEASSDFEPWCAQFNQNMNQPQLTAALATLRGIPLTGLEDLGGSTFQTWVDQQRWLMIQQVEHHLSRAYWRYARENQTWATRLISERAEALGLENPADALPETLEDAPPASTAVSEEPAVISHRIRAIHFERPVEDAALQQAFRRASEHSQLILLHGPAGSGKTYLSERVARQFGWYIVRVPSLRSCRFVLASVAQSLLACCDPQDVQALQHVLLHPASLEEDVVKVGYALSRVPKQVLLLFEQAQDAPTDLIPLMEFLFRAAGSSQRIFLISGRDCPVHVPLARALLHRIERSSSLELEVSPLSNLSVQRALEAQFPFEPKQRLRVYAARLLQRSDGNPMHLLSLLDQAPTFEAVYTLSLPQSLRDSYDSEIDACSPELQQALKRLSVIYGRFDRRVARAVLPDLSAPQVDALLGQAVSRRLLVEADPEQPVHWSQGVAELAEAHPSEFVFRTEGLRMTITSPLTASLRQEIRRRLMAAYADVLPGHAAYYARRAHLAEEALRLERIYHRRLPIDSPLLCPPELHPRLDGSVAPQSELAPDLETHVGGPPIRSSHVRPIRCTAAVMS; this is translated from the coding sequence ATGTTGACCATTCATACGCTTGGACACGTCTATATCACGCTTGCAGGCAAGACCATCCCTGTTTCGGCCAAAGCCCTGGCGCTGATCACCTATCTGTATCTGGAGAAATTGCCGCAGCACCGCGAGCGTCTGGCTGATCTGCTGTGGAATACGCCGCTGTCACGCAAGAACCTGCGGGTGGAACTGGCACGGATTCGCTCGGCGGGCCTGAATATCTTTCCGTCCAGCCATCAGCTGTTGCAGCTCGATGAAGCCAGCAGCGACTTTGAACCGTGGTGCGCCCAGTTCAATCAGAATATGAATCAGCCTCAGCTGACCGCCGCGCTCGCCACACTGCGCGGCATTCCGCTGACCGGGCTGGAAGACCTGGGCGGCTCGACCTTCCAGACCTGGGTCGATCAGCAGCGCTGGCTGATGATTCAGCAGGTCGAACATCATCTGAGCCGGGCGTACTGGCGCTATGCCCGCGAGAATCAGACCTGGGCCACCCGGCTGATCTCCGAACGGGCCGAGGCGCTGGGGCTGGAGAACCCGGCAGACGCCCTGCCCGAAACCCTGGAAGACGCGCCGCCCGCCTCCACGGCTGTCAGCGAGGAACCCGCCGTCATCTCACACCGCATCCGGGCCATTCATTTCGAGCGGCCCGTCGAGGATGCGGCGCTTCAGCAGGCATTTCGGCGGGCCAGCGAGCATTCACAGCTGATCCTGCTGCACGGCCCGGCAGGCAGCGGCAAGACGTACCTGAGTGAGCGCGTGGCCCGGCAGTTCGGCTGGTACATCGTCCGGGTTCCCAGCCTGCGCTCGTGCCGCTTCGTGCTGGCGAGCGTGGCCCAGTCGCTGCTCGCCTGCTGTGATCCTCAGGACGTTCAGGCGCTTCAGCATGTGCTGCTTCATCCGGCCTCGCTGGAGGAGGACGTGGTGAAGGTGGGCTACGCGCTTTCCAGGGTCCCGAAACAGGTGCTGCTGCTGTTCGAGCAGGCCCAGGACGCCCCCACCGATCTGATTCCGCTGATGGAGTTTCTGTTCCGGGCGGCGGGCAGCAGTCAGCGGATCTTTCTGATTTCGGGCCGTGACTGTCCGGTTCATGTGCCGCTGGCCCGCGCCCTGCTCCACCGGATCGAGCGGTCTTCCTCACTGGAACTGGAAGTGTCGCCGCTGTCCAATCTGAGCGTGCAGCGGGCGCTGGAAGCGCAGTTTCCATTCGAGCCGAAACAGCGGCTGCGGGTGTATGCGGCCCGGCTGTTGCAGCGCAGCGACGGCAATCCGATGCACCTGCTCAGTCTGCTCGATCAGGCCCCGACCTTCGAGGCGGTCTATACCCTGTCGCTGCCCCAGAGCCTGCGTGACAGCTACGACAGCGAGATCGACGCGTGTTCCCCCGAGCTTCAGCAGGCGCTCAAGCGGCTGAGCGTGATCTATGGCCGCTTTGACCGGCGGGTGGCGAGGGCCGTGCTGCCCGATCTGTCGGCGCCGCAGGTCGATGCGCTGCTGGGGCAGGCTGTCAGCCGCCGCCTGCTGGTCGAGGCCGACCCGGAACAGCCCGTTCACTGGTCGCAGGGTGTGGCCGAACTGGCAGAGGCCCATCCATCCGAATTCGTGTTCCGCACCGAGGGTCTGAGAATGACCATCACCAGCCCTCTGACCGCCTCGCTGCGCCAGGAGATCCGTCGCCGCCTGATGGCAGCCTACGCCGATGTCCTGCCGGGTCACGCCGCGTACTATGCCCGCCGCGCCCACCTTGCCGAAGAAGCGCTGCGCCTGGAACGCATCTACCACCGCAGGCTGCCCATCGACAGCCCGCTGCTGTGCCCGCCGGAGCTGCACCCGCGTCTCGACGGTTCGGTGGCTCCGCAGAGCGAACTTGCCCCCGACCTCGAAACGCACGTCGGCGGCCCCCCGATCCGCAGCTCTCACGTCAGACCTATTCGGTGTACCGCAGCGGTCATGAGCTGA